The genomic DNA TTCAACGGCTGCTTGAGGGCACCGACCGACCCTTCCTTGGCCGCGTCCGAGTACATGCTCAGGTTAACGGCCATCGCGTCGTCCGCCAGCAGCTGGGTACGGTACCGTTCAAGCTCCTGCTTCCACAGCCGGATCATCTCGGCCATCGGCATCTCGCCGCCGTACTCCTTCGGCAGCAGGCGCTTCTCCAGCTCGATGTCCTTAATGTCCGTGTACAGCCGGATGCGATCGCGCAGCTTCTGCGAGATCAGCGACATCCCGAAATCGACCGCCATCTTCATCGCCGGATTGATGTTGCACCCGTACATCTCCCGGTGCCGCATGGGCAGGATCTTTTCACCATTCTTCGCGATCCTGACCGCTTCCTTGATCGTGAACAGTGTCAGGTACGGCAGCCCAATGCCGGTACCGACGCCCGCATGCACAAAGCCACGAATCTGGTTCTCctcgtccgccatcagcgttTCGTAGCATATGCCGTGTATCTTCAGCATGTCCGCGTTGGTGTACTCGCGCAGATCGAACACACCCGGGCGGTAGAAGATCACCCGACGGCCTTCCCGATCGCGCTCGGGCAGGGCGAACATGTACCTGCAGCGAGTTGGACATTACAATTAGACACGGAAAATGGAGTGGCAGGAGGACAGCTCGCCCCATTTACCCGTCATCGATCAGCTTCTGCATCTTGGGCAGCCGGCAGTCGAGATTTTTAAACGCACCCTCGAACGCGTTCTTCAGCAGCACGTACCGCTCGATGTTTTCCTGCACGACCGGTATCTGGAACTTTTTGGCGCGCAGAAACTTCAGGAAGAAGTTGGCGTCTGCAAGAGAGAAAATGGCCACGAAAAGACGGGACGCCatttgtcacacacacaattcaCACAGGACCAAGCGCGCATCGATCGACTTACCCATCCGGATT from Anopheles stephensi strain Indian chromosome 2, UCI_ANSTEP_V1.0, whole genome shotgun sequence includes the following:
- the LOC118507888 gene encoding alpha-tocopherol transfer protein-like, producing the protein MKNTKAITKADQYRFKLSDELLLIAKEELRETQATRDHALQMLREWAEKNPRIMKIRMDANFFLKFLRAKKFQIPVVQENIERYVLLKNAFEGAFKNLDCRLPKMQKLIDDGYMFALPERDREGRRVIFYRPGVFDLREYTNADMLKIHGICYETLMADEENQIRGFVHAGVGTGIGLPYLTLFTIKEAVRIAKNGEKILPMRHREMYGCNINPAMKMAVDFGMSLISQKLRDRIRLYTDIKDIELEKRLLPKEYGGEMPMAEMIRLWKQELERYRTQLLADDAMAVNLSMYSDAAKEGSVGALKQPLNGCTGANDNSTYGLAGSFRKLEVD